ACCCACTTTACAACCGTGTCAAGACGGGTCAGATCTCAAACTGTGCCATGCCGTGCCATAACCCTTACTTTACGCACGACGAGCGAGCTTTTACCGCCTTCTGGATCGGACTTTGGTCTGTTTTGTGCTTCGTGTCAACTTTTGCCACTGTTGCCACTTTCCTCATCGACATGGAGCGTTTCAAGTACCCAGAGAGACccatcatcttcctctctgcctgctACATGTTCGTGTCTATCGGTTACATTGTCAGACTGATCGCCGGGCATGAGAAAGTTGCCTGCAACCGGGAGTTCGACCTGGAGCACATCCACTATGAGACCACCGGCCCCGCGCTCTGCACTGTGGTCTTCCTCCTTATCTACTTCTTCGGCATGGCAAGCTCCATCTGGTGGGTCATTTTATCTCTGACCTGGTTCCTTGCGGCCGGGATGAAGTGGGGGAACGAGGCTATCGCTAGTTACTCCCAGTACTTTCACCTGGCTGCCTGGCTCATCCCCAGCATGAAGTCCATCGCAGTGCTGGCGCTGAGCTCTGTGGACGGGGACTCAGTGGCTGGGATCTGCTACGTGGGGAACCAGAACTTGGACAACTTACGGGGCTTTGTTTTGGCCCCCTtggtgatttatttattcataggCACTATGTTCCTCCTGGCTGgatttgtgtctctgtttcgGATCCGCAGTGTCATCAAACAAGGGGGTACCAAAACGGACAAACTGGAGAAACTTATGATCAGAATCGGCATCTTCACGGTGCTGTACACTGTGCCAGCCACTATTATTGTAGCGTGTTACTTTTACGAGCAGCACAACAGGCAGAGTTGGGAGATCACACACAACTGCTCCAACTGTTTGTTAGAGAGGGACCGCAGGAGTCCGGACTATGCAGTTTTTATGTTAAAGTACTTTATGTGCCTTCTGGTGGGCATCACGTCCGGAGTGTGGATCTGGTCCGGGAAAACTTTGGACTCGTGGAGAACTTTCTGCACGCGGTGCTGTTGGGGGAGCAAAGGCACGAGCGGCTCCATGTACAGTGACGTGAGCACCGGACTGACGTGGAGGTCAGGCACGGCCAGCTCCGTGTCCTGCCCCAAGCAGATGCCATTGTCCCAGGTTTgaatgagagaaaaaagcaGCTTACGAGGACTGCTAATTGTTTGGGAGATAACCCATCACTCCCTGTCTGAAGCAATTTGCATTGTAATGAACTGCTGTTGAGGTGTCCCCcctttaccccccccccccaactcaCCTCTGCAGGGAGAGCTGACTGAAACAATGTACCTGGTaatcacacacacctctctgaGTAGATGGATTAGAGGTACACACACAATCTGGGCATTACCTGTTTTAGGCAGAGAGACAGTCCGGCTCCTGACTAGCTTCATACAAAGAGTTTTTTTATTGCTGACACAGTGCCAGATAACATTGTACAATTCAATCACATCAAAGATGGTTTAAATTAAGCCTTAAAAGCGCCCAACTATTTTACGGGTCTTCACTTTTTTGtaatttcaaatgtatttatacaAGAGTTATGTAAACTTGTACATTTGTGTATAAAAGAAAACTTTATAAGCTATACTGTATATTTGTACAAAGTGTAGATGTCTCTTTTTGTGAGAGAAAGCAAATACGACCTTTATTTtgacaataaaacatttgataaaTCTGAACTCTTTCTCTGGTGCAGTGTTTTCCCTGTGCAGGGCTCAGATTTTTGTGGTGTTCAGGACGGCAGCAACAGCAGCTTTTTAAGAGTCCCGGCTCCAGAAAGGAAGCCCTTTTAACCATCAGAGACCGGTAATTAGAGGCAGGGGTTGAGTTGGAGCATCTCCATAATTGTTAAAGTCCTCTTCACATGCCTGCCGAAGCCCGCTTTCTTAATTTAGTAAAAAGAGGGAGTGTTTGAATGGGGGGGTATAAATGGAGGGAACAGACCCTTTTCATCTGCACAAACTTTGATCTCTCTTTTTTAGCAGCCCAGAAGAAAGGTGGTGTGTATTAGGAGTGTCTGTCTGATGTGCCAAGGTTCCCCCTAAATGTCCCCATTTGGATGCTTTGATGGACGTCCTGCTATTCAAAGAGCATTTTGGAGCTCTCTTTTCTGGGGTTTGTCAGAGCTGAAACCTGCCAGAGCCCCCCGCGTcttgtgtttgagtttttttgcTCGCTGCCTGAATTGAAACATCTTCTCCCTCAGCTCAAGCTGTGTCAGCGAGTGCAGGGGCCTTGACATGAATGATATTGAAAAAGCAATGAAAGCCCCACAGGTGGTCTGTTCACATGATCTCACATCTTAGGGGCCCTAATCGAGGAGTTTTTTTGCTACAAATGTATCTGCTTTAGTCCCAATTAACCCAGTGCTCTGGCAGGGGATGATACAGTGTAACCCAGAGCAGAAATGTCTTTGATTTACTGGTCAATGGTGACAGAGGGCTTTGTGCTGATTGCTTTGTTCCTACTTTACTCGTACACTGAAGACGTCAAccctaaatgtgttttttttttcatcagagtAGAGTAGGCATGCAGCTGCTGTGAGAGTAACTCAGACACATACATCTTACATCTGTCAACAGACACCAGGCAAAGGCAACCAATGTAACACAAAATGTGCTTTTCTTGAGGTCAGAGGAGCGTCTTCAGTAGCATGTTGCTTCCATGAAGCtcacctgcagctctgagtggTTTTAGTACTTCTAAAGTTACCTGAGAACAAGTGTAGGAGTTAAAACTTTCAAACTTGTTCATGTAAATGTGGCAGCTCTCTCTGTTTGGTAAAGTTGTTGCACACATGTTAACGTCTGATTTATTTTCCATCAGTAGTCCCTGTTGCTCTCAGTcatgaagtttgtttttctggtgTTTACCTCAGAAacctcagtcagtcagtcagtcagtgtgcAGCTCCAGCTCTCACTGCCTGCCTCTTAAATTGGCAAAGGCATGACAAACAGCACCACCTAGTGGTAGAAGCAGCATTGCACACCTCAGCATTCATCCACGCTGAAGTTCAGACTGAGCGCTGGGAAGTAGAGACTGAGAAGGAAGAGTCTTAAACTTAGATGAACACATACAATACATTGTGAAGGGACACACAGTTTTCCAGTACTCATATACAAGATGAAAAAATCAATGGCATGAGAGAAAATGTGACACACTGAGCTTTGAAATGCAGGCCCAAAACCGACAAACATTGTTCTGTTTCAGCTCCTCAGGTGTGAGCATTTGCTGATCATTTTCTGTGTTCTAAAGGAAATCATACAAATAACTGTCAATATGGTTTTAAGAATTTTTGATggacattttctgtctttttttcatttaggTTAAGACATTAGGAgaaaagggaggggaggagatattattattatttagcattttcagAAAAAGTTAGAGTGACAAGAATGAAGTTGATTTTCAAGTATCAGCACAAGGCATGGGAGGAAAAATAAGAGGAGGGAAGTATTAAGAATTGGACATTTCCAATTCAGTCTATTTATTTGGACTTTGTTTTCAAAAGGCACAAAGAAACCTATGTTCTTTTGCTCATTCCGTTTGACCCTGCCCTTAAACACTTAAGTGAGGATGAAACTGCAATTTGGATGAATATAAACAGAATCAAAAAGAGGAGTGACTTAGCCTCCAGAGACGAGCAGCACTTCAACCCACATGTATAATCTTTGTGAATAACATCCTAAATGGCGTAAATCAAAAGTGGCTGATTCACAACACTCCTGTGACTACATAGTTCAAACTGAAGGACCACTTAAACTTTCCCAAAACTGACTATTagcttctttattttattcttcctGGTGCTACTTTTTAGTGAGCCTTTTTTAAGAAGGAGGTCAAATTTAAGGTCTACACAAAAGGTCGTCTGCTGGTCTGTAAAGATTTATTTTCACACACTAAACACACCACTCTGACTGAACCACACCTCCCCCGTACCCACCTCTTTGGCTCCCCATACCAACTGTCCAGGCCGTTAAAGCAGCATGTTCGAGCGTGGACCTCATGCTCACATTGTAATTAACACAGAGGAGAAAGTCTGAGAGAGTCATTAAGAGAGGCTTCACACAGACAGGGCATGGCTCTCACAAAGGTTTTAGTCCAGGTACAGTTTTATTAGGAGCTACTTTATGGACTTTAAGGTGCTCCACTGATCCTGTCAGGGCTTGTTCTTCACTGTGACCATAAGAAACAGCATTTTCAGGTGGTTCCACCTGGGCTGCAGACGTGTAACAAACGTAAGCTAATCTGTGAACCGAGAACTCTTTGGTTCATCCGTGCATGAATCTTCCGCCCGTCTCCTCTGATTGAATTGTCTCCTCACCCTGTCTGTGTTCAGGTGTAGGAGGATCATTCTGACATGCTTGTCTATAAAATATTGATGTCGCTGTTTGATGAGAGGCAGGCGGAGATGAGAGCAGAGGGGTGAGAGGAAGGTCAGGCTTGTTAATACTATTGATCCCTGTGATTCACCTGGgaaaaggttttttattttgtacacatCTTAATGCATGAGAGGAGATGGAGCAGCTGTAGACAGCCGGTGTTGTTCTGTATTAAAGATGAAGAAGCACAGGGGAGAGGCATGTTTGGTGAGCACATAAGTTGCAGAAACAAAACTTAGACACATTAAATGTACATAAAATGGCTAATATACTCTGGGTTTAAGTTGCTTTACTAATCTGTGGTCTCTTACTTCAGAGCATAAATCCAAACTTAGGTTTAAGAGCTCAAACATGCATTACATTAGGCTTCTTAAATCAAATATAGGAGTCACTTCCTATCACTTCTC
This is a stretch of genomic DNA from Notolabrus celidotus isolate fNotCel1 chromosome 17, fNotCel1.pri, whole genome shotgun sequence. It encodes these proteins:
- the fzd8a gene encoding frizzled-8a, which encodes MDLFGIYLLLSLALLPRSSCTTAKEITCQEIAVPLCKGIGYNYTYMPNQFNHDTQDEAGLEVHQFWPLVEIQCSPDLKFFLCSMYTPICLEDYKKPLPPCRSVCERARAGCAPLMRQYGFPWPDRMKCDLLPVQGNPDTLCMDYNRTDSTTASPVLSKPTNHPGKGFSPPKNKPSRPGAPGKYKPPGAPCEPGCKCLEPMVQVNTDRHPLYNRVKTGQISNCAMPCHNPYFTHDERAFTAFWIGLWSVLCFVSTFATVATFLIDMERFKYPERPIIFLSACYMFVSIGYIVRLIAGHEKVACNREFDLEHIHYETTGPALCTVVFLLIYFFGMASSIWWVILSLTWFLAAGMKWGNEAIASYSQYFHLAAWLIPSMKSIAVLALSSVDGDSVAGICYVGNQNLDNLRGFVLAPLVIYLFIGTMFLLAGFVSLFRIRSVIKQGGTKTDKLEKLMIRIGIFTVLYTVPATIIVACYFYEQHNRQSWEITHNCSNCLLERDRRSPDYAVFMLKYFMCLLVGITSGVWIWSGKTLDSWRTFCTRCCWGSKGTSGSMYSDVSTGLTWRSGTASSVSCPKQMPLSQV